A genomic region of Photobacterium swingsii contains the following coding sequences:
- a CDS encoding alpha-L-glutamate ligase-like protein, with product MSLLSQFTSPFRLRDRGIMGMNKRNHSYIGRYNDRSLYPLVDDKLKTKKIAQQAGATVPELIGIIDSQVYVKRVHDMVKDWPGFVIKPAQGSGGKGILVIVKHKDGVYTKPSGAEISKQDVERHITNTLAGLFSLGGKNDVAMIENLIQFDDVFDGFSYEGVPDVRVIVFKGYPVMAMMRCSTAASDGKANLHQGAVGVGIDIATGKAVRAVQFNQPIERHPDTGRLLSELAVPNWDRLLTLAASAWEMAGLGYMGTDMVLDKTKGPMVLELNARPGLAIQIANGCGLLPRLQHIEHMGTPNDIPTPAERVAYAADQFGVKPLAK from the coding sequence ATGTCTTTATTGTCACAGTTTACCTCACCGTTCAGGCTTCGTGACCGTGGCATCATGGGCATGAATAAGCGTAATCATAGCTACATTGGCCGTTATAATGACCGCAGCTTGTATCCACTGGTGGATGACAAGCTCAAGACTAAAAAGATCGCGCAACAGGCCGGAGCAACCGTACCTGAGCTTATCGGCATTATCGATAGCCAAGTGTACGTAAAACGCGTCCACGACATGGTAAAAGACTGGCCGGGCTTTGTAATAAAACCAGCCCAAGGCTCTGGTGGTAAAGGCATCCTCGTTATCGTTAAACATAAAGACGGTGTCTACACCAAGCCATCTGGTGCTGAGATTTCAAAGCAAGATGTCGAGCGTCACATCACTAATACGTTAGCGGGGCTGTTCTCGCTTGGGGGTAAAAATGATGTGGCTATGATTGAAAACCTGATTCAGTTTGATGATGTTTTCGACGGCTTTAGTTACGAAGGTGTGCCAGACGTTCGTGTGATCGTCTTTAAAGGCTACCCCGTCATGGCGATGATGCGCTGCTCTACCGCAGCCTCAGACGGTAAAGCAAACTTACACCAAGGTGCTGTGGGTGTCGGTATTGATATTGCGACAGGTAAAGCTGTCCGGGCAGTACAATTTAACCAACCGATTGAGCGCCACCCTGACACTGGCCGCTTGCTGAGTGAGTTAGCCGTTCCTAACTGGGATCGTCTATTAACACTTGCAGCTAGCGCTTGGGAAATGGCGGGGCTGGGTTATATGGGCACGGATATGGTGCTGGATAAAACCAAAGGCCCTATGGTATTAGAGCTTAATGCTCGCCCGGGGTTAGCCATTCAAATCGCTAACGGTTGCGGTTTATTACCGCGCTTACAGCATATTGAACATATGGGCACCCCTAACGATATCCCGACGCCAGCCGAACGCGTTGCTTATGCTGCCGATCAATTCGGTGTGAAGCCTCTGGCAAAGTAA
- a CDS encoding inactive transglutaminase family protein, whose amino-acid sequence MTSRIPFYFLVTLLIIAGVGLSQYRHDVYGVPWTPGEKRALWELEARVEFDAIGDPVKVSMAAPETQKGFTLIDESTSSPGYGVALIDTDKGRRAEWSIREATGKQILYYKTQMLVDDQAQFDQSPPKGETAAVSLDNPQQTAATALLDQARALSSDNLTLTRELIKQFNDKQNQNASLLLNNLSRDDAIISLLSLEGIHARMVGGLVLEDGRRRQSINPLVEVWNGEQWLLFDPQTGEEGKPEDVLVWNQKGHSMLDVVGGRNSNVSFSIIAQDITPQQATSEKVKAEDLLNFSIHSLPVEEQAMFKTIMLVPIGALIVVFLRVIVGLKTSGTFMPVLIAVAFVQTQLVTGIVGFLLIVGTGLIIRSYLSKLNLLLVARISAVIITVIMIISVFTVVAFKIGLVEGLTITFFPMIILSWTIERMSILWEEEGAKEVFIQGGGSLLTAILVYLAMTNEVVRHLTFNFIGMQLIILAVILMLGNYTGYRLSELRRFKPLTED is encoded by the coding sequence ATGACATCAAGAATACCTTTTTATTTTCTCGTCACTTTGCTCATCATTGCCGGTGTTGGCCTTAGCCAATACCGCCATGATGTGTATGGTGTACCATGGACGCCAGGAGAAAAACGTGCACTTTGGGAACTTGAAGCACGTGTAGAATTTGACGCTATTGGCGACCCAGTCAAAGTATCAATGGCGGCACCAGAAACACAGAAAGGCTTTACGCTTATCGATGAAAGCACCTCTTCACCGGGTTATGGTGTGGCACTGATCGATACCGATAAAGGTCGTCGTGCCGAGTGGTCGATTCGGGAAGCCACTGGCAAACAAATCCTCTATTACAAAACGCAAATGCTGGTTGATGACCAAGCTCAGTTTGATCAATCACCGCCCAAAGGTGAAACCGCGGCCGTCAGTTTAGACAACCCACAACAAACTGCAGCGACCGCATTGCTCGATCAAGCACGCGCACTCTCTTCAGATAATCTGACACTTACACGCGAGCTCATCAAACAATTTAACGACAAGCAAAACCAGAATGCTTCCTTGCTGCTTAATAACTTAAGCCGTGATGATGCCATTATTAGTTTACTGTCATTAGAAGGTATCCATGCACGCATGGTGGGTGGATTAGTGCTTGAAGATGGCCGTCGCCGCCAAAGTATTAACCCCTTGGTTGAAGTATGGAATGGCGAACAATGGCTACTGTTTGATCCGCAAACTGGCGAAGAAGGCAAACCCGAAGATGTTTTAGTGTGGAACCAAAAGGGTCACTCCATGCTTGATGTTGTCGGGGGACGTAACTCGAACGTGAGTTTCTCCATCATTGCGCAAGACATCACGCCACAACAAGCGACCAGCGAAAAAGTAAAAGCAGAAGATTTACTTAACTTCTCAATCCACAGTTTGCCGGTTGAAGAACAAGCCATGTTCAAAACCATCATGCTGGTGCCTATTGGTGCACTTATCGTGGTATTCCTTCGCGTTATTGTCGGATTAAAAACGTCAGGGACTTTCATGCCAGTCTTGATTGCGGTTGCTTTTGTACAAACCCAATTGGTTACAGGTATTGTCGGCTTCTTGTTGATTGTTGGCACAGGTCTGATTATTCGAAGTTACCTCTCGAAGCTCAACCTCTTGCTCGTCGCCCGAATATCCGCGGTTATCATCACGGTTATCATGATCATATCGGTCTTTACAGTGGTTGCCTTTAAGATCGGTTTAGTTGAAGGGCTTACGATTACCTTCTTCCCTATGATCATCTTGTCATGGACTATCGAACGTATGTCGATTCTATGGGAAGAAGAAGGGGCAAAAGAAGTCTTTATCCAAGGTGGTGGTTCACTGTTAACCGCGATTTTAGTGTACTTAGCCATGACCAATGAAGTTGTTCGTCACTTAACATTCAACTTTATCGGTATGCAGTTAATCATTCTTGCCGTTATCCTGATGCTAGGTAACTACACAGGTTATCGCTTGAGTGAACTACGTCGCTTTAAGCCCCTAACGGAGGATTAA
- a CDS encoding ATP-dependent zinc protease family protein codes for MLRRSFPLLALALLSGCALNQPEQHQKTLQAISAMEVNVNSQLLTMSDQIDQQNEHIANLEKELLSLSEGVNNAPIRTIIQPQQIEAEKPKKVVPIQMEAPNPKLAHGKAILGEEEWVWLDSVQSHFKARIDTGATTSSLNAVELQVFERNGKEWVRFNLNHQLTDVVEEPEIFEAPVLRWVKIRQSTSQEAVRRPVIEAWVQLGSLHEKAQFTLADRTQMTYPVLLGREFFKDIALVDVGKKYVQGKDEPEQLTLR; via the coding sequence ATGCTTCGCCGTAGTTTTCCCTTATTGGCCCTCGCCTTGCTTTCTGGATGTGCGCTAAACCAGCCTGAACAGCATCAAAAAACCCTACAAGCTATTAGTGCAATGGAAGTCAACGTTAATAGCCAGCTCTTGACAATGTCTGATCAAATAGATCAACAAAATGAACATATTGCAAATCTAGAAAAAGAGCTATTATCATTATCAGAGGGTGTGAATAACGCGCCAATTCGTACCATTATCCAACCTCAACAAATTGAGGCTGAAAAACCTAAAAAAGTCGTTCCTATTCAAATGGAAGCACCAAACCCTAAGCTTGCTCACGGTAAAGCGATTCTAGGTGAAGAAGAATGGGTGTGGTTGGATTCTGTGCAATCTCACTTCAAAGCACGTATTGATACAGGTGCAACAACCTCGTCGTTAAACGCTGTTGAACTACAAGTCTTTGAACGTAATGGTAAAGAGTGGGTTCGATTTAATTTGAACCATCAGCTAACAGACGTAGTCGAAGAACCTGAAATCTTTGAGGCTCCGGTATTGCGCTGGGTGAAAATCCGCCAATCCACCAGTCAAGAAGCGGTTCGTCGTCCTGTTATCGAAGCTTGGGTTCAATTAGGCTCGTTACACGAGAAAGCGCAGTTTACACTCGCAGACAGAACACAAATGACCTACCCAGTTTTACTTGGGCGTGAATTCTTTAAAGATATCGCTCTTGTTGATGTCGGTAAAAAATATGTTCAAGGCAAGGACGAACCCGAACAACTAACACTACGATAA
- the cmoB gene encoding tRNA 5-methoxyuridine(34)/uridine 5-oxyacetic acid(34) synthase CmoB yields the protein MFSFSEFYQLIAQHETLRPWLNTLPKQLDEWERAQHGDMGRWTRALQKFPTDKPDTIDIKNAVSVTYEDGIANGEQKRLESLLRLLHPWRKGPYHVHGIDIDTEWRSDWKWDRVLPHISPLKNRTVLDVGCGNGYHMWRMLGEGAKLTVGIDPSNLFLVQFEAIRRLMGNDERAFLLPLGIEELPELKAFDTVFSMGVLYHRRSPLDHIMQLKNQLRKDGEVILETLVIEGDENTVLVPTHRYAQMHNVYFFPSAKALKVWMEKCGFVDVRIVDENVTTTDEQRSTEWMTNNSLPEYLDQNDPSKTVEGYPAPRRAVLVARNPD from the coding sequence ATGTTTAGTTTTTCAGAATTTTATCAGCTAATCGCACAGCACGAGACGCTACGCCCTTGGCTTAACACGCTACCCAAGCAACTTGATGAGTGGGAACGAGCACAACACGGTGATATGGGGCGTTGGACTCGTGCACTACAAAAATTCCCAACCGATAAACCCGATACCATAGATATTAAGAACGCGGTCAGTGTTACTTATGAAGATGGCATTGCTAATGGTGAGCAAAAGCGCCTGGAAAGCCTACTGCGCTTACTGCACCCATGGCGTAAAGGCCCGTACCATGTACACGGTATTGATATCGACACCGAGTGGCGTTCTGACTGGAAATGGGATCGTGTGCTGCCACACATTTCACCACTGAAAAACCGAACCGTTTTAGATGTGGGCTGTGGTAATGGCTACCACATGTGGCGCATGCTAGGTGAAGGCGCCAAGCTAACAGTCGGCATTGACCCATCTAACCTGTTTTTAGTGCAGTTCGAAGCAATTCGCCGCCTAATGGGTAACGATGAGCGCGCATTCTTACTGCCATTGGGTATTGAAGAGCTGCCAGAATTAAAGGCATTTGATACCGTATTCAGCATGGGCGTACTGTATCATCGTCGTTCACCACTTGATCATATTATGCAGTTGAAAAATCAGCTTCGTAAAGACGGTGAAGTGATCCTCGAAACCTTGGTGATTGAAGGTGATGAAAACACAGTATTAGTCCCGACTCACCGTTATGCACAGATGCACAACGTGTACTTTTTCCCATCAGCAAAAGCACTCAAAGTGTGGATGGAAAAATGTGGCTTTGTCGACGTACGCATTGTTGATGAAAATGTCACAACCACCGATGAGCAACGTTCAACAGAGTGGATGACCAATAACTCACTACCGGAGTACTTGGACCAAAATGATCCAAGCAAAACCGTAGAAGGTTACCCAGCACCACGTCGTGCAGTATTGGTTGCTCGCAACCCTGATTAA
- the cmoA gene encoding carboxy-S-adenosyl-L-methionine synthase CmoA codes for MAGHDNIFAAPIEKMGDFTFDARVAEVFPDMIQRSVPGYSNIISAIGMLAERFAKPHSNIYDLGCSLGAATLSMRRHIQQEGCAIIAVDNSSAMVERCRLHIDAYRSDTPVTVIEADIREIEITDASVVVLNFTLQFLSPHDRQQLLEKIYAGLRPGGILILSEKYIFEDDSSNELLIDLHHDFKRANGYSELEISQKRSAIENVMRPDSIDTHRERLANIGFSSSEVWFQCFNFGSMFAIK; via the coding sequence ATGGCTGGCCACGACAATATATTTGCAGCACCGATTGAAAAAATGGGTGACTTCACGTTTGACGCACGCGTTGCTGAAGTTTTTCCTGATATGATTCAACGTTCTGTACCGGGTTACAGCAACATCATATCGGCGATTGGCATGCTTGCTGAACGTTTCGCAAAGCCGCATTCAAACATTTATGACCTTGGTTGTTCATTAGGGGCTGCAACCCTATCTATGCGTCGTCATATTCAACAAGAAGGCTGTGCCATTATTGCAGTAGATAACTCATCTGCGATGGTTGAACGTTGCCGCTTACATATCGACGCATACCGTTCAGACACACCAGTGACTGTGATTGAAGCCGATATCCGTGAGATTGAAATCACTGATGCTTCCGTTGTGGTATTGAACTTTACGTTGCAGTTCCTATCTCCGCACGACCGCCAACAGTTACTTGAAAAGATTTACGCTGGCCTACGTCCGGGCGGCATATTGATCCTTTCAGAAAAATACATCTTTGAAGACGATAGTTCGAACGAGTTATTAATAGACCTTCACCACGACTTTAAGCGTGCCAACGGCTATAGCGAATTGGAAATTAGCCAAAAGCGCAGCGCCATTGAGAATGTGATGCGTCCAGACAGTATTGATACTCACCGCGAACGTCTCGCAAATATTGGTTTTAGCAGCTCTGAAGTCTGGTTCCAGTGCTTCAACTTTGGCTCTATGTTTGCGATTAAATAA
- a CDS encoding DUF72 domain-containing protein has translation MSAPSAQAHFPIRLGLAMWSHNYWQSSLYGSGCKNNERLARYAEVFSTVEGNTTFYATPAATTVKKWHDATPDDFRFTFKLPSTITHQHQLQHCDQLITDFFNVMSPLENKVGLWKVQLPAHFGPQHLAQLATFLERLPKHFPVGVEVRHPAFFAKGEEEKALNQLLIAHHANRIIMDSRPVFAAPPTTDAVIDAHQKKPKVPVHAIATSDSPMVRFIGHPDDLSNDPFFANWLCRLPKWIQDEKQPYLFIHTPDNNHAPELATRLYKKLQLKMAETNLPNVELPKAEPDPQFQLI, from the coding sequence ATGTCAGCGCCTTCAGCTCAAGCTCACTTCCCTATTCGCCTTGGCTTAGCCATGTGGTCCCACAATTACTGGCAATCATCCTTGTACGGTAGTGGTTGCAAAAACAATGAACGCCTCGCACGATACGCTGAGGTATTCTCGACAGTTGAAGGTAATACCACCTTTTATGCGACGCCCGCAGCGACCACGGTAAAGAAATGGCACGATGCAACACCCGATGATTTCCGCTTTACTTTTAAACTGCCTTCAACAATTACTCACCAACATCAGTTACAACACTGCGATCAACTGATCACCGACTTCTTCAACGTGATGTCGCCATTAGAGAACAAAGTCGGGTTATGGAAAGTCCAACTCCCTGCGCATTTTGGTCCTCAACATCTCGCACAACTCGCGACATTCCTCGAGCGATTACCTAAGCATTTTCCTGTTGGCGTTGAAGTGCGTCACCCTGCCTTTTTTGCCAAAGGGGAAGAAGAAAAAGCACTGAACCAGTTGCTCATCGCACACCATGCCAACCGTATTATTATGGACAGCCGCCCCGTATTTGCTGCACCGCCAACAACCGATGCTGTGATCGACGCGCACCAAAAGAAGCCTAAAGTGCCCGTGCACGCCATTGCCACCAGCGACTCACCCATGGTTCGCTTTATTGGGCACCCAGACGATTTAAGCAATGATCCTTTCTTTGCGAATTGGTTATGTCGCTTACCCAAATGGATACAAGATGAGAAGCAACCTTATCTGTTTATTCATACTCCAGATAATAATCATGCCCCTGAGCTTGCAACTCGCTTGTATAAAAAACTGCAACTCAAAATGGCTGAAACTAACTTACCCAATGTTGAATTACCCAAAGCAGAGCCTGATCCACAATTTCAGCTCATCTGA
- the aspS gene encoding aspartate--tRNA ligase: MRTQYCGHLNKSLAGQTVELCGWVNRRRDLGGLIFVDMRDREGIVQVVVDPDMKEVFEVANQLRNEFCIRFTGEVRVRPESQVNKDMATGEVEVLATGLEIINRSEALPLDFNQTNSEEQRLKYRYIDLRRPEMSDRIKLRAKASSFVRRFLDDNLFLDIETPVLTKATPEGARDYLVPSRVHKGNFYALPQSPQLFKQLLMMSGFDRYYQIVKCFRDEDLRADRQPEFTQIDIETSFLTAPQVREVTERMITEMWKELLNVDLGAFPIMKFEEAMRRFGSDKPDLRNPLELVDVADILKDVEFKVFSGPANDEKGRVAVIRVPGGASLSRKQIDEYTKFVGIYGAKGLAWMKVNDRAAGLEGVQSPVAKFLNEDVVNAILERTAAETGDIILFGADSKRVVTEAMGALRLKLGEDLELTDKSAWKPLWVIDFPMFEEDDEGNLHAMHHPFTSPLDLTPEELAANPAVANSNAYDMVINGYEVGGGSVRIHNAEMQSAVFSILGIEAEEQKAKFGFLLEALKYGTPPHAGLAFGLDRLVMLLCGTDNIRDVIAFPKTTAASCLLTDAPSLANPAALEELSIAVAIAKKEEKDDQANNA; this comes from the coding sequence ATGCGCACCCAATATTGTGGTCACCTGAACAAGTCCCTAGCAGGGCAAACAGTAGAGTTATGCGGCTGGGTTAACCGTCGCCGTGATTTAGGCGGTCTAATTTTCGTTGATATGCGAGATCGTGAAGGTATTGTTCAGGTAGTCGTTGATCCGGATATGAAAGAAGTATTCGAAGTCGCGAACCAACTGCGCAACGAATTCTGTATTCGTTTTACCGGTGAAGTACGCGTTCGTCCTGAAAGCCAAGTTAACAAAGACATGGCAACAGGCGAAGTTGAAGTACTAGCAACAGGTCTTGAGATCATTAACCGTTCTGAAGCTCTTCCTCTAGATTTCAACCAAACGAACTCTGAAGAACAACGTCTTAAGTACCGTTACATCGATCTTCGTCGTCCAGAAATGAGCGATCGTATCAAGCTACGTGCTAAAGCATCTAGCTTTGTTCGTCGTTTCCTAGATGACAACCTATTCCTAGATATCGAAACACCAGTACTAACTAAAGCGACGCCAGAAGGTGCACGTGACTACCTAGTACCGAGCCGTGTTCATAAAGGTAACTTTTACGCACTACCACAATCACCACAGCTATTTAAACAGCTGCTAATGATGTCTGGTTTTGATCGTTACTACCAAATCGTTAAATGTTTCCGTGATGAAGATTTACGTGCTGACCGTCAGCCTGAATTTACTCAAATCGATATCGAAACCTCTTTCCTAACTGCACCACAAGTACGTGAAGTGACAGAGCGTATGATTACTGAAATGTGGAAAGAGCTACTAAACGTAGATCTTGGCGCATTCCCAATCATGAAGTTCGAAGAAGCGATGCGTCGTTTTGGTTCAGATAAGCCAGATCTACGTAACCCACTTGAGCTTGTTGATGTTGCTGACATCCTAAAAGATGTTGAATTCAAAGTATTCTCTGGTCCTGCAAATGACGAAAAAGGTCGTGTAGCGGTTATTCGTGTACCAGGCGGTGCTTCTTTGTCTCGTAAGCAAATCGACGAATACACTAAGTTCGTTGGTATCTACGGTGCGAAAGGCCTAGCATGGATGAAAGTGAACGACCGCGCTGCGGGCCTAGAAGGTGTTCAGTCTCCAGTCGCTAAGTTCCTAAACGAAGACGTTGTTAACGCAATTCTTGAGCGTACGGCTGCTGAAACGGGTGATATCATCCTATTCGGTGCTGATAGCAAGCGTGTTGTAACAGAAGCTATGGGTGCACTTCGTCTTAAACTGGGTGAAGACCTTGAACTGACTGATAAGTCAGCATGGAAACCACTATGGGTTATCGACTTCCCAATGTTTGAAGAAGATGATGAAGGCAACCTGCATGCGATGCACCACCCATTCACGTCTCCTTTAGACCTAACACCAGAAGAGCTAGCGGCTAACCCTGCGGTTGCAAATTCAAATGCATACGACATGGTTATCAACGGCTACGAAGTGGGCGGTGGTTCTGTTCGTATTCATAACGCAGAAATGCAATCAGCAGTATTTAGCATTCTAGGTATTGAAGCTGAAGAGCAAAAAGCGAAGTTTGGTTTCCTACTTGAAGCATTGAAGTATGGTACGCCACCACACGCAGGCCTAGCATTCGGCCTTGACCGTTTAGTTATGCTGCTTTGTGGTACAGACAATATCCGTGATGTGATTGCATTCCCTAAAACAACAGCGGCATCTTGCTTGCTAACTGATGCCCCAAGCCTAGCTAACCCAGCTGCGCTTGAAGAGCTATCAATTGCTGTTGCGATTGCAAAGAAAGAAGAGAAAGACGACCAAGCTAACAACGCTTAA
- a CDS encoding YebC/PmpR family DNA-binding transcriptional regulator → MAGHSKFANIKHRKAAQDAKRGKIFTKLIREIVVATKEGGAEVENNPRLRAAVDKALSNNMTRDTINRAVSRGAGGEGDEGVETVIYEGYGPAGTAVMVECMTDNRNRTVSGVRHAFSKAGGNLGTDGSVNYLFDKKGVISYAPGLDEDAIMEAALEGGADDVETNDDGSIDVFTTPADFGTVKDALDGAGFEAANAEVTLVPSTKAELDATTAPKLLRLIDALEDLDDVQEVYHNGEISDEVAEQL, encoded by the coding sequence ATGGCAGGTCATAGTAAATTCGCCAATATCAAACACCGTAAAGCGGCACAGGATGCCAAGCGCGGTAAAATCTTTACTAAGCTCATTCGCGAGATCGTCGTTGCCACGAAAGAAGGTGGCGCAGAAGTAGAAAATAACCCACGCTTACGTGCGGCTGTTGATAAAGCACTTTCAAACAACATGACACGCGACACTATTAACCGCGCAGTAAGCCGTGGTGCTGGTGGTGAAGGCGATGAAGGTGTTGAAACCGTTATTTATGAAGGCTATGGCCCTGCGGGTACAGCCGTGATGGTTGAGTGTATGACAGACAACCGTAACCGTACGGTTTCAGGTGTGCGTCATGCATTTAGCAAAGCTGGTGGTAACCTAGGGACTGACGGTAGTGTTAACTACTTATTTGATAAAAAAGGTGTGATTTCTTACGCCCCAGGCCTAGATGAAGACGCAATCATGGAAGCGGCACTTGAAGGTGGTGCTGATGACGTTGAAACCAACGATGATGGTTCTATTGATGTATTCACGACACCTGCTGATTTCGGTACGGTGAAAGATGCATTAGATGGTGCCGGTTTTGAAGCTGCAAATGCTGAAGTCACATTGGTACCGTCAACCAAAGCAGAGCTAGATGCAACAACAGCACCTAAGTTGCTTCGCTTGATTGATGCGCTAGAAGATCTTGATGATGTTCAAGAAGTTTACCATAACGGTGAAATTTCAGATGAGGTAGCAGAGCAGCTATAA
- the ruvC gene encoding crossover junction endodeoxyribonuclease RuvC, which yields MSIILGIDPGSRITGYGVIRQQGRHLDYLGSGCIRTSAEDIPGRLKQIYAGVSEVITQFQPDAFAIEEVFMGKNASSALKLGQARGSAIVAAVNADLPVSEYAARLIKQAVVGTGGADKAQVQHMVCSVLKLPGKPQADAADALAVAICHAHTHKTLIAMAGRASGARRGRYR from the coding sequence ATGTCCATCATTTTAGGTATTGACCCAGGTTCACGTATCACTGGTTATGGTGTTATTCGTCAACAAGGTCGACATCTTGATTACCTTGGCAGCGGGTGTATTCGCACTTCTGCTGAAGATATTCCAGGTAGACTTAAGCAGATTTACGCAGGGGTGTCTGAAGTTATCACTCAGTTTCAACCCGACGCTTTTGCGATTGAAGAAGTCTTCATGGGAAAAAATGCCAGCTCTGCACTCAAGCTAGGGCAGGCGCGGGGCAGTGCCATTGTGGCGGCGGTTAATGCGGACTTACCTGTGAGCGAATACGCTGCTCGCTTAATTAAACAGGCCGTTGTTGGCACCGGTGGCGCAGACAAAGCCCAAGTACAGCATATGGTGTGCTCGGTATTGAAACTGCCAGGTAAGCCTCAAGCCGATGCTGCTGATGCATTGGCTGTCGCGATTTGTCATGCTCATACGCATAAAACATTAATCGCGATGGCGGGGCGTGCCAGTGGTGCGCGTCGTGGCCGTTATCGCTAA
- a CDS encoding glycosyltransferase family 4 protein, with translation MKVLLVIHGLDCVGGTERVTTHIANLLAEKGNQVSVLSLTSVDSSPAFTLNDDVTLLQPKRTYSSLRKHLHQLWQVIQVRKQFDVVIASDTQLCLYVWPLKLLSKAKVVAWEHFNSQVVTRFGSRWFGRKIAARLFDKIVVLTEQDKVSWQDKYQPHPPVSVIPNPCAMTVRSSIEAASIKRVVSVGRFTSQKGFDFLVRAWSLIPATTREQWQLHIVGPTGSASKEVALLIAKLQLEDQVIIAGASHNMEQVYDSSAIYVMSSRYEGFGMTLVEAMARGLAVIAYNCPMGPKEIIDDQFGIIVPAESIELLAQSLSALIEDNQLRSHYQQQALIGVKRYVPSKIAAQWQQEIQTLY, from the coding sequence ATGAAAGTGTTACTGGTTATTCATGGGTTAGATTGCGTTGGTGGAACAGAGCGAGTAACGACTCACATCGCGAATTTATTAGCGGAAAAAGGTAATCAGGTTTCGGTTTTAAGCCTGACATCCGTCGATTCATCTCCTGCGTTTACACTCAATGATGACGTGACACTGCTACAACCTAAGCGCACTTATTCATCTTTACGCAAACATCTGCATCAATTATGGCAAGTTATTCAAGTACGTAAGCAGTTTGATGTCGTGATCGCCTCTGATACTCAGCTTTGTTTATATGTCTGGCCATTGAAATTGTTATCAAAAGCAAAAGTCGTTGCGTGGGAGCATTTTAATTCTCAGGTGGTGACTCGATTTGGTAGCCGTTGGTTTGGTCGAAAAATAGCTGCGAGACTGTTCGATAAAATAGTGGTGCTTACCGAGCAAGATAAAGTGTCTTGGCAAGACAAGTATCAGCCACACCCTCCTGTCTCTGTTATTCCTAACCCTTGTGCCATGACGGTGCGTTCTTCAATAGAAGCAGCTTCTATCAAAAGAGTCGTGTCAGTTGGGCGCTTCACCTCTCAGAAAGGTTTTGATTTTCTCGTGCGTGCTTGGTCGCTTATTCCTGCTACAACCCGTGAACAGTGGCAGTTACACATAGTGGGTCCTACAGGGAGTGCGAGTAAGGAAGTGGCGCTATTAATTGCAAAATTGCAGTTAGAAGACCAAGTGATTATTGCTGGGGCAAGCCACAATATGGAGCAAGTGTATGACAGCAGTGCTATTTACGTGATGAGTTCGCGTTATGAAGGCTTTGGTATGACATTGGTCGAAGCGATGGCGCGAGGGTTGGCTGTGATCGCTTACAATTGCCCAATGGGGCCAAAAGAAATCATTGATGATCAATTTGGTATTATTGTGCCTGCAGAGTCTATTGAGCTATTGGCGCAGTCCTTGTCAGCATTGATCGAAGATAATCAGCTGAGGAGCCATTACCAGCAACAAGCCTTAATTGGAGTGAAGCGCTATGTGCCAAGTAAGATAGCTGCTCAGTGGCAGCAAGAGATTCAGACTCTCTATTGA
- the ruvA gene encoding Holliday junction branch migration protein RuvA, translating to MIGRLRGTVLEKQPPEVLLEVSGGVGYEVQMPMSCFYELPEVGQEAVIFTHFVVREDAQLLYGFNKKSERELFREVIKANGVGPKLGLAILSAMTASQFVLSVENEDVTTLVKIPGVGKKTAERLVIEMRDRLKGWGEGDLFTPAQDTAASQAVAAQSSARAEDEAVSALVALGYKPQQASKVVSQVAQPDMTSEAIIRDALRSMV from the coding sequence GTGATTGGTCGTCTACGTGGAACCGTACTTGAAAAACAACCGCCTGAAGTCTTACTAGAAGTGAGTGGTGGAGTGGGCTATGAAGTTCAAATGCCAATGAGCTGTTTTTATGAGCTGCCAGAAGTCGGCCAAGAAGCGGTTATCTTTACGCACTTTGTTGTACGTGAAGATGCACAATTACTGTATGGCTTTAATAAAAAAAGTGAGCGTGAATTGTTCCGCGAAGTGATTAAAGCCAATGGTGTTGGCCCTAAACTGGGCTTAGCGATCCTTTCTGCAATGACTGCAAGCCAATTTGTACTGAGCGTTGAAAACGAAGATGTCACCACACTCGTGAAGATCCCGGGTGTTGGTAAGAAAACGGCTGAACGGTTAGTCATTGAAATGCGTGATCGCTTGAAAGGTTGGGGTGAGGGTGATCTCTTTACACCTGCACAAGACACGGCAGCTTCACAGGCTGTTGCGGCCCAATCATCGGCACGTGCTGAAGATGAAGCGGTAAGTGCCCTAGTGGCACTGGGCTACAAACCGCAGCAGGCATCGAAAGTTGTGTCGCAAGTTGCTCAACCAGACATGACAAGTGAAGCGATTATTCGTGATGCACTGCGTTCAATGGTTTAA